Below is a genomic region from Cherax quadricarinatus isolate ZL_2023a chromosome 64, ASM3850222v1, whole genome shotgun sequence.
TGAGCAGACCCTCAGGTCATGGTTACAGGAGTCTCATACTGCTGCCTCGACTCACCAAACTTTCTGCTGGAGTGGAGCTCTAGCGCTTGGACCCATGCAATAGCATTCCTCTGGCAATCTTTTTTGCTTTATTAGTTTAATTTTATTCGTTATTCTGTATTTTaatacactggctgtctcccactgagatgTGGTGACCTCTTCAAAACGGAAACGCATTCCCCATTACTCATCATTTAACAGTTGTGCTGTCAGACTAAAACAGGCATCAAATGACCCTCCGAACATCCCCACCCTCTCCTTCAGTATACAGGTGCTGTAATTCCCATCAGGTCTTAAGTACGGCTAACCAATTTCCTTTAATCCCTTCACGTTACCtagctctcactccaacagcacatcaattaGCCTCgatttaacatgctcacacaagtcTTCTGGATGCTCAGTTCCATTTCTGTTTACCCTCTTCCACCAGTTTATCCCAGAGTGACCTCTACAAGTCTTTCCTTACACCTCGGATTTATAAACCCTCTTAGTCATCGTATTTGttatcctctctaaatgccctAACCATCTCAACAATCCTTCGTCAACCCACTGTATTATGCCTTTGGTAACCCCTCTGTCTTTTAATTTCTATGCTTTGAATTCTaggtataatattcacaccacacatttctcTCAAACATGACACTGCAACTGCTTGCAACCCGCTTCTTGCTAGAACGTTTAAAACCCGTACCTCACATTCATTTCCCTTTTCACCTCCATAGATAAGCTTTCTTTCGTGACTCGTAATGTCTCGACACTGAAATTTCCAATCTTCGCAGCTCCTTTTGCTCGTCTTTCTCTGTCTACTCTCATGCTAAACTGTCTTTATTCTCTCCTAATCTTACTTTTATTAAATTTCATGTTCCTTGCCTTCCATATATTTCCATTCTTCAAAATCTTAACACCTTTTTCGTCCTCTACATGAGATATCAAACATTTTTCGTCACACTAATACCCTTCACAACAATTTTGTTCATATTTCTCTGATCATTTATGCTTTCAGTATCTACTCCATCGCCAGCTGCTCCTATCTTCTCCAAAACACTGTTGAAACTGGCCACTCTCTTTAGGACAGCATTAGAGCTATAAACACTACTACCTCATTTCTGCTATTTCCACTGCCGTTGcctttactactactgttgccgcTGTTTCTAcgtccaccactactaccattctcTTTACTGTATTGTCGTCTGACTTTGGCTCTTTCCTCATACCCAGTTGTGACTTGAGAATAGTGCAACACGGACTCCTGTGGGGTTTCGAGCTTTCATGAATACAATTAATTAATAACGATGATCctgaggtggggggggggaagagtagGGAAAGGAAAAAGCTTGTGTATAAGAGTAGCGTTTCTGTCTAGCAAAAAAGAGGATGAAGATACGAGCCATCGCCACTCCTTGTGCTTAATGACCCACTTGGATTTAGCACTAACATTATAATAAAAATTTTAAGATGCCGAagtgaaagaaaaaataaatcgAGCGTTTATTTCTTCAAGATATATAATACTACTAAAACCAGAAGCAACACCTTCCAACTCAACCAGTTGCAAGAGTTAATCTTCTACCATGCAGCCACTAACCCATGGAGGAATCTGCCTATGATCAGTGTTTATCTTTAATATATAATTAGAAAACTAATCAAGCACACTATGGAACCCTTTATATAAGCTTCCTTTTCCCAGCAAGACAATAAATTAGGACAGTCTGAACGTAACAAAAGGAAAGAGTTCACTCACCGCTTTGTACTCCCACTCGTCCTCCTCCATCATGGAGGGTGTCTGGTCGTTTTCAGTCTCCCAGGAGAACTTGAAGGCCCTTTTGGATCCTGTTGACCCGTTGCTGCTCCCTCCGCTGCCCCCAACAGTTCCATTCGGCCCCCTGGGGCCTCGCCCTCGCACAGTATTCCTCTTTCTCATGGGCTGCAGGAGCTCCAGGTCATCTGCAGCATCCTTGCGCTGATTGCCAGCCTCTCCAAAAGTGTTCTGCCCGACGATACCCAGGGAGTCGAAAGTCTTCTCCAGTTCGTCAATGTCTTTGTCAAGAACCTCATCTTTCTCTTCATTCTTTTTGTCATCTTTTTTCCAGTTGAATAGCCTGAAGCCCTTCTTATCTGCATCTTTTCTAGAAATATCCTTGTTGCTTTTGTCCACATTATTCTTGTCATTGTTTTTCTTCTCGTCACTGAATTCGACGACGAGTTCATCAGCCTTTTCATCATCTTCCTTCTTGCGAGTGAAGCCAAATCTCGTCTTTTTCTTGGGTTCTTCCTTTTTATCCTCTTCCGTGTGGTTAttctccaccacctcttccttgCTCCCGCTAGCTTCAGAAACCTCCGCTAGGGTCTTCGCGAAGGTTTCACTGgcagtgttcttgcttgtgaCTCGAGTGGGGTCAGGGGGAGCTACATGGTCAGTCTCCCATTGTTCACTGGTGGTGGACAAGCGATCAGCATCCTCACTGTTGCCCGGTTTAACCCCTTTGGCACTCCCGGCACCCATGGTGGCACTCCTCGCTACTTCACTCTCTTGCAACTCTTATTTTAACTTTCATTATTGCATGTTCTTTCTTTTATCAATTTATTGCTTTACACGTGAAGAACTTATATGAGAATGTCGTAGCCAATTATTCTTAAAGCAACTGACGCTCACCTTTTACAAAACTTCAGGTGATGCATTTTTGCTATTCTTTGAATTATCTGTTCTTAAAGTTGAACACTTACCCAACAACACATTAGAAACTCAAATACAGGCAAGAGACTTCACAGCACTTTTTTAaattggtttatatatatattttttttgcttCTAGCTATAAATGATTATGAAACTTTTTCCCCACTTATAAACATCACCTTATTGCATCATAATGATTATTAGATCACTTCGTACTAGTTTGTCTGACGATTAACAGACGAAGGATCGAGCTTCCACCATTCCTTGTACTGAACGAACCACAGAGGGTTTATCGCTTCACATCTTCATACGTGACGCTTCGTCTCCTGCCATTCTAAGTGAGGGTCGCCACGAGAGGTCATCAGCCCTGCTATTAGAGACAGCCTTCTCAAAATTCACCGTTTTTCGTAATGTTGAGTAATATCGATTTTAACCTCTGCCTTCACCGTACTCCGTCAGCCCCAAGCTGTGaataaaagattttttttattacatattgagagagagagaaagaaattgacaaggtggatagggacaaagttttcgagatgggacacagcaacaagtggtcacaactggaagttgaaaactcagatgagtcacagggatgttagaaagtatttcttcaaagttgtcaggaagtggaacaatctgaagattgagacacttatgcaacacatgggaatctttattcaggaagcgtttcgccacacagtggcttcatcagtccaatacaaaggagaaaggtgtaaggagaggaggagtttgaggtaatcagtccctcagcctggagtcgatgtgttcagtccatcaatcttgtagaatgtacgaaACGTTtcatgaataaagattcccatatgttgcataagtgtctcaatcttcaacttgtcgatttttcaaaccattcatcacaatctgaagactgatgtagtggaggcaggatccatgattagctttaagaagaggttcgataaagctcatggagcagggagagagtggacctagtagcgaggggagggcccaggagctgtgaatcgacccctgcaaccacaaataggtgactgtacaaacacacgcacacacagcttGGGAATAGTGTATCAGGTCTTTATATTGGATTTTATATTCCTCAAACACAGACATTTTAGCGTCCGGAGCTGTAAATAAGCACTCTGAAACAGCCCAGGAGCTGCAACTCTACCACATCAGTCACTGCTAAAAAACGAGATCAAACAAATGATCCATTATGACGTGTTTTAGGGGTCAGAGAATTGCAAATCAAAAAACCCTGAAGAGATCCAAGAGCTGCAGTTCAGCCCTGTCGCTAATCACTTTGAAAGAACAAActcgcacaataccgtgactggaacaatacacaaataacccgcacataggagagaggagcttatgacgacgtttcggtccgactttgacctcTGAAATTTGGAGTAAATTGGGTACGGGGTTTAGCAGGTATCATCGAGTCCCTATGATGCTTATTGGCGTTTTGTTTTTTTGCACATTTTCATTCAATGTGTACAATATGCATCTTTAAACTTTCGGCTGTTGCACCAGACACAAGGGTGACAGGTAGTAGGCGATGCAACCAAGTGACGGGTAGTGATAGGTGATGCAACCAAGGCATAGAAATGATTGCAAAATCATCCCAGTGTAGCCTCCATGGTTACCTTCAAGCTTTTAACACTGTTATATCTTTAATAATAAGGATTTTGGTTGCTAATAGTTTGTGTACGTACCAATTTTAAATTTCCGTTACTGCATTTAAAATGAAAATTGAATCAAAATATTTTATAAgaaatttaatatatattataatcataactacgcgttaaacccataagggtcatacatctCTGctgtatccgttgtttttagtgagtgtgggattacacccgtgtctatgctccctctccatagcataTTTAAGGCACGAAAAAggtgtttcttgcagttcttaatgaacactgagttccaagAGTGCGAGCATGGGGCCGAGCGCATGGACATGTTGTCAACTGGCCTTTTCAAAGTCCAGTAGAGTTAGGATTAATGTCAGAgatctggcatacattgacaaggttttgaggttcattcatataaaaaataatttggattgtcgacctttAGGCTGATTATGGTTTACTAAACACATTCGTACTGAGACTTCAGTTTcttactcatttctttgttgtcatctgtataCGTTCCACCTTGTCTGAGCAggagcccgatactagatgtggtttttgctTTGTTTTCGACATATGAAAAGGAAAATTTCTATTTCTATTTCACCAACTGCTTTTAGTTACTCCTGTCGCTCCTGGATCCTGCATGAATCATTTAAGTTAAATTTAacctcaatattttccacttccctggtcagtgcttCCTTTCATCTTTCAGATAATCTAGAGTTCTTGAGGAGCTCACTGATTTTTCGCCTTCTCCTGCAGAGggagtctctccctctctctctctctctagtttacttctcttctcttttcacaggggaatatgccttgagcatacttcAGCTGCCAAGAAGTTGATCTTTTCAAAATACTGGTTTGGATTCATGTTATTTaaaatatcttcccaacatgcttTACCTGATCTCAGTTGATGTTTTTGTTGAAGTTAAGTTTGGTGAAGGGACCCTCGTAGCTGTGTGCACTTTGCTAGTCAGGATCCATGTGCATGTAAATCTGGACTTCGCTCAGATTGTGAAccgaattagttgtttttgatattataTTTCTTACAAGGTATTCATTATTTGTaaaaataaggtcaagtgtgttttccagtcttgttggctccattaTTTGCTGGCTTAGGGTGTATTTATTGCAGAGATTCAgcaactcatgtgtgtgtgacttttcatctgcactgcctccagagATTGTCTCTAtttcattatttgctacattcttccattttgtatatcTTAGATTGAAATCAGCAAGCAGCAAGATGTCTGGGACTGGggttggaaggttttccagacagtaatcaattttcaataactgttccttgaactgttgggaagttgcatctggtggcttatattcAAGCACAATGACTaaattttggttctcgatctttattgttagAAATTCaattacatcatttgtggtgttaagCATCtccgtgcaaatgagcgactctgacatacaggccaactcccccttgttgcctgttctttctgttgcATCTATGCAAGATGTTATCCATATTTCGCTGTCAAAGTGGTCTTTTGAGTGGGGTCTGTGAATGCTGCAGACACTgcatttgactcctctagaagtccactgatgaaaggtattttgttagtGGTGGATAGCTTGAGGCTCTGTATATTCGCAAATACAAATGAAGTCGTCTgtgtgtttgttgggggattttgttgttggcatcagtagttgtggttctggagggtcGGGGAGAGTcgctggctgtgcctccagtccagcaAGGCTCCAAGATgatggactattttggttatttctttccattttcgtttcctgccactaaaaaaaatcacttggagtgggAAATAAATGTGACTGCTGTAAATATTTTGGAATGCTAATGGGACCTGTGGGTTAGAGGTGACGCTCAGCGACCCATAACACATCTTCATTTACTGAGGTGTTATAGATCATGCATTTTGAAATATAAGAATACATATTTTTCGGATATTGGAGTTGTATGTATATGTGACATATTCTTGCACATGCGGGTTTACAGTGGAAAAATTAGATAAGCTTCGTCTTTGTCTCGGAGTGGCAGTTAGGGCGTCGttagaggttaggtaaggtaaagtttgtcaggaaacaagacagtgttttctgacgcggtcttagtcatatgatgacccgcagctggaacttatggtcatctgaccgaggccttcagctggctcaCCCCTTCCCCTTAAAAATTATAACTATTCTTACATTGTTAAGATCTTTACTCTCGAAAGCTATATGACACTTACGGGTTTAGAGCGTAGTTATATTTATAAAAATAATTTAGCCAGTGCACTGAACGTCTCATTAACTCTTGCATTTCGAATAATTTCTCTATTATCTTAATATGTAATTTAAAAAAATACTATAATTGTTACCTGTAAAATGCTAGTGCAAAAATCCTCTCCATAATTTTACCGTAACATTGAATGTTGTATCTAGGAAGCGGGAGCGGGATAGGTTAAAGCTTGTCAGTATACACGATAAAAATGATGCATTTGTGTCCCGGGATGACCAGAGAGCAGCGACCCCTTGCTGCTACACATACTGCTTTAACATACTGTGATAATATTCCCTGTAGACACGAAATTAACAAAATTACATGTAGTTTTTCCTCTTTACTGCAACAGGTGCGTGCCTAGAGGTCCCCAggcacactggtgtgtgtgtgtgtgcctataagtggttgcaggggtcgagtctcagctcttagccccgcctcttcgctgcctTTACAACTCCATTGTTCAGGTCGTTCCATATCCTGACCACTCTaaatctgaagaaatacttcctaacatccccgtgactgcTCCCTGTTTTCTGGTTCCAGCTGCGAGCGCACGTAGCATGAGATGCGAGGAGCAGTAATACAGGCTAACTTGTAACGCACTTAAAATTTAAAACATAAGATGGACATGATTACAATGTGTATGATGGCAATAAACATGGCATATAAATACagtcgaccctcaactaacggcagCATTAAGTAACGACAATTTCGCCTAACAGCGCTTTTTGCTGtaaaaaaatgccttaaccaatGGCGAAAAACTTAACCAGCGACGTTTGTCTGGAACATGTCGATGTGCCCGGAGCACAgcctgagcgggcccagccactccaagagtgcctttgtttacaagctgttgcggtcggtttccacgtgtgccccccatatattttggattattccactatttgtaactgctaaataagccaccataggttccaagaaagcttctaatgccaaGCCTGTGTTTAAAAAggtgagaattacgatggaaatgtacatgtacaatgacactcttttgtcccattttagggaaatcctaagggcacgtgagaaacagagctctctgggcagctattttgtgtgacaggggtccagtgactctcaagcagatcctagtggcattaaaataccaaggagggaggtaaccccaccaaaggacttggtacctgaagtccttctggaaggggattctccttccaagcaatagacaattcTGAATTTCCCCTGCTTCTGGCatatcactcatcaacaactccacaataaggtaagtggcatttaattattgttattTTGCATGccccattcctttccatataaggaaatgtatatttcatgtaatttttttttttttcaaactttagggtgtcaggaacggattaattctatttccattatttcttatggggaaaattaactcgaccaacggcaagccctctggaacggattaatgccattggttgagggtccactgtactgaaagTTTACTGATGGAGTCCAATGAATATCCTCGGATTACTTTGTCAGGAAAGACAACGACTAATCCGATTCCATCTGTGAATTTGGAACAGTGGCGCAAATCGCGTTAGCGTGAGACTGTCACAAAGTGTACAAGGAAAACTGATATGTTGGCCTTCGAGCAGTAAAGGGAGTGGGGGAGCAAACTTAAATCGCTGGAACCTggcaaggggggaggggggtaagaaTATAATGTGACACAAAAATAAAGGCGAGGTAAATTAGGAAATGTTGCTAGAGCTCGGAAGCGGAAATTAAAAGGTCATAACAGAATCATCATACTTATAACCATGATTATTGTGTACGAGGCTCGTGAAGGTCGTGAAAACTAacaaagtaacgaaggcaatgggaaTCATGTCGATCCTGTAAAGGGATGTTTGCTTCTATATATTGACTCTCGACTAAGAAAGAATAAGGCTCCGACAGATAAAAGTAATCCCCGAAGATgatggactattttggttatttctttccattttcgtttttcctttcctgccactaaaaaaattTACTTGTCTTGGATCCGAAGAGTAGCCGTGGAGACTGAGGAATATAGTGCCAGTAGTCCAGTTGGGACAGAATACGGCTGTTTGATATCTGAAGGGTTGCTGTCACCTCCAAGTataatggatttaagtttttGTTAGATGCAGGCGAGCAAGATGGCTTTTTAGCGAGGTGATGCAGGTCTACCATGATATTCGACAATCAAATCTAAGGCTTCGAAATTTTAACGTGATACATACTGGAAGAGCGGAGCCACACAAGTATCAAATGAGTTGTGGGGTGTTAGGGGTCTCTTTAGAAGGTTTTAAAAGGAATTTTTAAAACTGAACAAAAACGAGAAATTCCTCGGCTGGTTATGAAGCTTATAGCTTCAAGTCAGTAGTCTGAGCCCGCACAAGCGATGACATGAATTATCAACCTATAATGATTATCAGATATTTGCGTGGAGGGGACAGggaagtattactactactactactactactactaataataatcattattattacatacacGGGGAAGGGAGAGTTGAACGAGTAAGGAGTCATACATGGGGGAATAGGAGGTATTCTGGttggatccaaggaagggaagtacAGGTCCAGTTCCTTAAATCAAAAGACCCTTCACTGacttcaaggaacctctcttaagGTGAAGTCCATTAATAGCTAAATGGAATACATTAGTACAAAGGACACAATCTTGCAGTTTGTCTTGGTAATAAGGAGAGGTACTTCCAGGTCTCCAAGTACCATAAGAGACGCTCATTGACTCGGTGCTCAAATTTACAAATAGTGCTGGTAAGATCCTTGGGTCTAGAGTTAGGCGGATCTGGCCCTGAGGTGCCTTTACCAAACAGGACAAATGCAATTTCCACTGGAAAGATAAAATACCTTCGGACCATAACCAGCTGCTGAACTGTAATACAAATGTTGTGGTATGCAAGTTATGAAGTTCCTGGCTGTGTATTTCAGCACGCTCAGCTGCCACAGGTCGTGACTCAAACTGTGTTGGATGTTTGTTCTCCAAGAGAAATGGGGAGCACTGTGAGGTTCATCGATATCAGATCTGAAGTTCAGTAGAACGGACTCCCACTTGTGTTTGAACTCAAGGATATCAGGGGACGGGGTAAAGGCCTAGTACAAACAGGAACAAAATTTGCCAAATTATTTTGGGAAATTTCATCAAGGTCTGCCACTTTCGCCCAAAATTTTAAGGACTGATGAAGGGTCAGGTGTATTTGTCTGCTAACTTTAGTACTTTTTTCTAGGCTGTACAGATTGAAATGGAGTGGCTTGTAGTGGATACAAACTTGCCAGCAAGAGTCCTGTTGCTTGAAGTACGTGCGCTCTCATTTGTTTGTAGGCTAGGACGCAGTCCATGATGTGATTATAATGTTAGTGGCCTCGAGCCATGAGCTTTAGTCAACAGTATGAGCGCTTTCGGGAGACCTCCCGGATACATTTCTAAAAACGGTTTTGTCTCACTTTCGAGGGTTGGCGAGAGCAGCTGCAGACAAGACCGTTGATGAGGACGTGTAATAGCTCATCTGTAGGTGCATGACAAGGAGGATCATAATGAAGTTATGAAGACTTTAATTTGCACTGATGAGCTGCCACTGCCTAACGAATTCTAAGGCTTTGGAAAAAAGTATACAGAGAGATCGATACACGAGAGGTTATGGGCTCTCAGATCTTGATGCGTCAGAATACCACTGTTCAAGATAAGCAGACAGGATAGGGGGAAGGGGCAGAAAAGGCTGCAAATGACTTTTGCCGGAGTCATAATATGATCAATTGTCAGTGCAAATAAAGAAGTTAAAATCACCTTATAAAAGAAGTAAGGGAGGTAAGGATGAGAGCCGAGATTGCACGGTCGTAAAGAGTTACAAATTGCAGATCGTGTAACAATTGTCTAAATATGCGTTGACTTCGACACGAAGAGTAGCAGCAATAAAAATGTTAGAGTACAGAATATCattgtcctccatcgaagacattgCAGGACTccaagctgacatcaaccaaatctttaaatgggccgcagaaaacaatatgatgttcattgaagagaaatttcagctaATCAGAtaaggaaaacttgaggaaatttaaACTATCGGAATAaatacaaattctaaccacacaatagagaaaaactaatgtgaaggacctgggaatgataatgtcagaggatctcaccttccaaGATAATACAATGTATCTACCTTATCTGCTAGAAAAGTAATAGgaaagataatgagaaccttcaaaactagggacgccaacctcacgattctcttcaaatcgctcgttctctctaggctggaatactgttgtacactaactgcccccttcaagacaggcgaaactgctgacctagagaatgtacagagaaccttcacggcgcacacaaatacgataaaacacctaaattactgggaacgactGAAGTCCCTTTATTTGTATTCCCTAGAACgcaagcgagaaagatacatgataatgtacacttggaaaatcctaaagggattagtaccaaacttgaacacgaaaatcactccctacgatagcaaaagactcggcaggagtttacctggagtgggtttcgggggtcaacgcccccgcggcccggtctgagaccaggcctcatttacactacagttataaaactgcaacattaacactcttccttcagagtata
It encodes:
- the LOC128700085 gene encoding uncharacterized protein, producing MGAGSAKGVKPGNSEDADRLSTTSEQWETDHVAPPDPTRVTSKNTASETFAKTLAEVSEASGSKEEVVENNHTEEDKKEEPKKKTRFGFTRKKEDDEKADELVVEFSDEKKNNDKNNVDKSNKDISRKDADKKGFRLFNWKKDDKKNEEKDEVLDKDIDELEKTFDSLGIVGQNTFGEAGNQRKDAADDLELLQPMRKRNTVRGRGPRGPNGTVGGSGGSSNGSTGSKRAFKFSWETENDQTPSMMEEDEWEYKAMVIEGFDIEKFRKANLRDSLYDSNSLPNTVGLSPVPSARSGCDDSGASEPQSATAWLKRQSTEKQCLVVNREKLSILVTGRPVAISS